In Miscanthus floridulus cultivar M001 unplaced genomic scaffold, ASM1932011v1 fs_905_1_2, whole genome shotgun sequence, the following proteins share a genomic window:
- the LOC136533507 gene encoding uncharacterized protein At4g26450-like isoform X1 → MDWAQQQSVSLPLPRSGYQPPRMQYQHAGSRSGMPPFARGGGAYSRGQKQFYPPPPPPPPPPLPAAALPLPPQNKYEVLMEAGRLAAEYLVAKGVLPPGSLQQRGGTVVAGGWGQLPPPPPPPPPPPLPLSVTQEAPAYYGGRNGRRQVDDERGIRNARSRRNHGGDYSSSNSSNYNGRGKRKFGADNKYSDWTKDRGRNRRYSDIQSYDDEDDDGAPGFKRERRSGGGIDEVGSSVSGVAEEGPSLKVEAMGESELEDTGSKASSNSNAQQKVDASQGVDDENEANKMQENSVVSNSDVVEQALNGEDNSNNDSSDGVQEVETKHLPVSSGEKVSDGRPEDSGVLNDKVEDGSALHEKADDDTTSEEVSVMENNLPNDTRNLLNYCSFRRVPTRPRSVLANRNVGPAQREIAVSEQVNPVTAEEMSQMAMDGEANTNSVTSIEEDSKDELVGQDQEHAEQSTICNQVAESVTFHEKETQGETEEMEEQKNIPRHYEVEDNKETNELSPTFASCQNNFNLQVEKGIQIYNLDTPPQDEVLIDPPDKGKTVDSELLPNIKAEDAVTMEEEKLGQSSSFKIRDLNLVGSPEVADMRGDPRLGQSSTAGCSVDLQNNQQVDFGTALGNNPSNTDTCAPFLLGNKAVQVIDIEDDSPIEAGACDTSKSKGEMVYSSMEGMMNPPANTDALHGIQDGYSLAISDYLGADMSCYQSIQTELQDGMGLNSSEGITVMDDPIYSSLGDIGFMEVWDQQPQDYEKFF, encoded by the exons ATGGATTGGGCGCAGCAGCAGAGCGTGAGCTTGCCGCTGCCGCGATCCGGGTACCAACCACCACGGATGCAGTACCAGCATGCCGGCAGCCGCAGCGGCATGCCGCCGTTCgcacgcggcggcggcgcctacAGCCGCGGACAGAAGCAGTtctacccgccgccgccgccgccgccgccgcctcccctccCGGCGGCCGCGCTGCCTCTGCCGCCGCAGAACAAGTATGAGGTGCTCATGGAGGCCGGCCGCCTCGCTGCCGAGTACCTGGTGGCGAAGGGCGTGCTCCCACCGGGCTCCCTGCAGCAGCGCGGCGGCACAGTCGTCGCTGGAGGCTGGGgccagctgccgccgccgcctccacctccacctccacctccactgcCGCTTTCGGTGACACAGGAAGCCCCAGCATACTATGGCGGCAGGAATGGCCGGCGGCAGGTGGATGATGAGCGTGGTATTCGTAACGCCCGCTCGCGGCGGAACCACGGTGGTGACTACAGTAGCAGCAACAGTAGTAACTATAATGGAAGGGGGAAAAGGAAATTTGGGGCTGACAATAAGTATTCAGATTGGACAAAGGATAGGGGAAGGAACAGGCGATATTCTGATATCCAGAgttatgatgatgaggatgatgatggggCTCCTGGGTTCAAAAGGGAGCGCCGAAGCGGTGGTGGGATTGACGAGGTTGGTAGTAGCGTGTCGGGGGTGGCTGAGGAGGGGCCATCATTGAAGGTGGAGGCGATGGGGGAGTCGGAGCTGGAGGATACTGGGTCAAAGGCTAGTTCTAACAGCAATGCCCAGCAGAAAGTTGATGCTTCGCAAGGGGTGGATGATGAAAATGAGGCAAACAAAATGCAGGAGAATAGTGTGGTGTCTAATTCAGACGTAGTCGAGCAAGCGTTGAATGGTGAGGATAATAGCAACAATGATTCTTCTGATGGTGTTCAAGAGGTAGAGACAAAACATTTGCCAGTGTCCTCAGGTGAAAAGGTCTCAGATGGGAGGCCTGAAGATAGTGGTGTTCTGAATGACAAGGTTGAAGATGGCAGTGCTTTGCATGAGAAGGCTGACGATGACACAACGTCAGAAGAGGTCTCTGTTATGGAGAACAATTTGCCTAATGACACTAGAAATTTGCTAAACTATTGTAGTTTTCGAAGAGTTCCAACAAGACCACGATCAGTGCTTGCAAACAGGAATGTTGGACCAGCTCAAAGAGAAATTGCTGTGTCTGAACAGGTCAATCCAGTTACTGCTGAAGAAATGTCCCAGATGGCAATGGATGGAGAAGCTAACACCAATTCCGTAACTAGCATCGAGGAAGACAGTAAAGATGAGCTGGTTGGCCAAGACCAAGAACATGCTGAACAAAGCACTATCTGCAATCAAGTGGCAGAATCAGTGACATTCCATGAAAAGGAAACACAAGGTGAAACTGAAGAAATGGAAGAACAGAAGAACATCCCTCGACATTATGAAGTTGAGGATAATAAGGAGACGAATGAACTGTCTCCTACATTTGCTTCTTGTCAGAATAACTTCAATTTGCAAGTTGAGAAAGGAATACAAATTTACAATTTAGATACACCACCACAAGATGAAGTGTTGATCGATCCACCTGATAAAGGGAAAACAGTTGATTCGGAGTTATTACCTAATATCAAAGCAGAAGATGCTGTGACAATGGAAGAGGAAAAGCTTGGCCAGTCTAGCTCATTTAAAATACGTGATCTCAACCTGGTTGGTAGTCCAGAGGTTGCTGACATGCGAGGTGACCCCCGTTTAGGCCAAAGCTCCACTGCTGGATGTTCAGTGGACCTACAAAATAATCAACAAGTTGACTTTGGAACAGCTCTTGGTAACAATCCAAGTAATACTGACACATGTGCCCCATTTCTTTTGGGAAATAAGGCAGTTCAAGTTATTGATATCGAAGATGACTCACCAATTGAAGCTGGTGCTTGTGACACTTCAAAATCAAA AGGTGAGATGGTATATTCTAGCATGGAGGGCATGATGAACCCTCCGGCGAACACCGATGCTCTACATGGTATCCAAGATGGTTATAGTCTTGCAATTTCAGATTACCTCGGTGCTGATATGTCATGCTACCAATCAATACAAACAGAACTTCAAGATGGAATGGGCCTAAATAGTTCAGAG
- the LOC136533507 gene encoding uncharacterized protein At4g26450-like isoform X2, with amino-acid sequence MQYQHAGSRSGMPPFARGGGAYSRGQKQFYPPPPPPPPPPLPAAALPLPPQNKYEVLMEAGRLAAEYLVAKGVLPPGSLQQRGGTVVAGGWGQLPPPPPPPPPPPLPLSVTQEAPAYYGGRNGRRQVDDERGIRNARSRRNHGGDYSSSNSSNYNGRGKRKFGADNKYSDWTKDRGRNRRYSDIQSYDDEDDDGAPGFKRERRSGGGIDEVGSSVSGVAEEGPSLKVEAMGESELEDTGSKASSNSNAQQKVDASQGVDDENEANKMQENSVVSNSDVVEQALNGEDNSNNDSSDGVQEVETKHLPVSSGEKVSDGRPEDSGVLNDKVEDGSALHEKADDDTTSEEVSVMENNLPNDTRNLLNYCSFRRVPTRPRSVLANRNVGPAQREIAVSEQVNPVTAEEMSQMAMDGEANTNSVTSIEEDSKDELVGQDQEHAEQSTICNQVAESVTFHEKETQGETEEMEEQKNIPRHYEVEDNKETNELSPTFASCQNNFNLQVEKGIQIYNLDTPPQDEVLIDPPDKGKTVDSELLPNIKAEDAVTMEEEKLGQSSSFKIRDLNLVGSPEVADMRGDPRLGQSSTAGCSVDLQNNQQVDFGTALGNNPSNTDTCAPFLLGNKAVQVIDIEDDSPIEAGACDTSKSKGEMVYSSMEGMMNPPANTDALHGIQDGYSLAISDYLGADMSCYQSIQTELQDGMGLNSSEGITVMDDPIYSSLGDIGFMEVWDQQPQDYEKFF; translated from the exons ATGCAGTACCAGCATGCCGGCAGCCGCAGCGGCATGCCGCCGTTCgcacgcggcggcggcgcctacAGCCGCGGACAGAAGCAGTtctacccgccgccgccgccgccgccgccgcctcccctccCGGCGGCCGCGCTGCCTCTGCCGCCGCAGAACAAGTATGAGGTGCTCATGGAGGCCGGCCGCCTCGCTGCCGAGTACCTGGTGGCGAAGGGCGTGCTCCCACCGGGCTCCCTGCAGCAGCGCGGCGGCACAGTCGTCGCTGGAGGCTGGGgccagctgccgccgccgcctccacctccacctccacctccactgcCGCTTTCGGTGACACAGGAAGCCCCAGCATACTATGGCGGCAGGAATGGCCGGCGGCAGGTGGATGATGAGCGTGGTATTCGTAACGCCCGCTCGCGGCGGAACCACGGTGGTGACTACAGTAGCAGCAACAGTAGTAACTATAATGGAAGGGGGAAAAGGAAATTTGGGGCTGACAATAAGTATTCAGATTGGACAAAGGATAGGGGAAGGAACAGGCGATATTCTGATATCCAGAgttatgatgatgaggatgatgatggggCTCCTGGGTTCAAAAGGGAGCGCCGAAGCGGTGGTGGGATTGACGAGGTTGGTAGTAGCGTGTCGGGGGTGGCTGAGGAGGGGCCATCATTGAAGGTGGAGGCGATGGGGGAGTCGGAGCTGGAGGATACTGGGTCAAAGGCTAGTTCTAACAGCAATGCCCAGCAGAAAGTTGATGCTTCGCAAGGGGTGGATGATGAAAATGAGGCAAACAAAATGCAGGAGAATAGTGTGGTGTCTAATTCAGACGTAGTCGAGCAAGCGTTGAATGGTGAGGATAATAGCAACAATGATTCTTCTGATGGTGTTCAAGAGGTAGAGACAAAACATTTGCCAGTGTCCTCAGGTGAAAAGGTCTCAGATGGGAGGCCTGAAGATAGTGGTGTTCTGAATGACAAGGTTGAAGATGGCAGTGCTTTGCATGAGAAGGCTGACGATGACACAACGTCAGAAGAGGTCTCTGTTATGGAGAACAATTTGCCTAATGACACTAGAAATTTGCTAAACTATTGTAGTTTTCGAAGAGTTCCAACAAGACCACGATCAGTGCTTGCAAACAGGAATGTTGGACCAGCTCAAAGAGAAATTGCTGTGTCTGAACAGGTCAATCCAGTTACTGCTGAAGAAATGTCCCAGATGGCAATGGATGGAGAAGCTAACACCAATTCCGTAACTAGCATCGAGGAAGACAGTAAAGATGAGCTGGTTGGCCAAGACCAAGAACATGCTGAACAAAGCACTATCTGCAATCAAGTGGCAGAATCAGTGACATTCCATGAAAAGGAAACACAAGGTGAAACTGAAGAAATGGAAGAACAGAAGAACATCCCTCGACATTATGAAGTTGAGGATAATAAGGAGACGAATGAACTGTCTCCTACATTTGCTTCTTGTCAGAATAACTTCAATTTGCAAGTTGAGAAAGGAATACAAATTTACAATTTAGATACACCACCACAAGATGAAGTGTTGATCGATCCACCTGATAAAGGGAAAACAGTTGATTCGGAGTTATTACCTAATATCAAAGCAGAAGATGCTGTGACAATGGAAGAGGAAAAGCTTGGCCAGTCTAGCTCATTTAAAATACGTGATCTCAACCTGGTTGGTAGTCCAGAGGTTGCTGACATGCGAGGTGACCCCCGTTTAGGCCAAAGCTCCACTGCTGGATGTTCAGTGGACCTACAAAATAATCAACAAGTTGACTTTGGAACAGCTCTTGGTAACAATCCAAGTAATACTGACACATGTGCCCCATTTCTTTTGGGAAATAAGGCAGTTCAAGTTATTGATATCGAAGATGACTCACCAATTGAAGCTGGTGCTTGTGACACTTCAAAATCAAA AGGTGAGATGGTATATTCTAGCATGGAGGGCATGATGAACCCTCCGGCGAACACCGATGCTCTACATGGTATCCAAGATGGTTATAGTCTTGCAATTTCAGATTACCTCGGTGCTGATATGTCATGCTACCAATCAATACAAACAGAACTTCAAGATGGAATGGGCCTAAATAGTTCAGAG
- the LOC136533506 gene encoding uncharacterized protein At4g26450-like isoform X2, which translates to MQYQHAGSRSGMPPFARGGGAYSRGQKQFYPPPPPPPPPPLPAAALPLPPQNKYEVLMEAGRLAAEYLVAKGVLPPGSLQQRGGTVVAGGWGQLPPPPPPPPPPPLPLSVTQEAPAYYGGRNGRRQVDDERGIRNARSRRNHGGDYSSSNSSNYNGRGKRKFGADNKYSDWTKDRGRNRRYSDIQSYDDEDDDGAPGFKRERRSGGGIDEVGSSVSGVAEEGPSLKVEAMGESELEDTGSKASSNSNAQQKVDASQGVDDENEANKMQENSVVSNSDVVEQALNGEDNSNNDSSDGVQEVETKHLPVSSGEKVSDGRPEDSGVLNDKVEDGSALHEKADDDTTSEEVSVMENNLPNDTRNLLNYCSFRRVPTRPRSVLANRNVGPAQREIAVSEQVNPVTAEEMSQMAMDGEANTNSVTSIEEDSKDELVGQDQEHAEQSTICNQVAESVTFHEKETQGETEEMEEQKNIPRHYEVEDNKETNELSPTFASCQNNFNLQVEKGIQIYNLDTPPQDEVLIDPPDKGKTVDSELLPNIKAEDAVTMEEEKLGQSSSFKIRDLNLVGSPEVADMRGDPRLGQSSTAGCSVDLQNNQQVDFGTALGNNPSNTDTCAPFLLGNKAVQVIDIEDDSPIEAGACDTSKSKGEMVYSSMEGMMNPPANTDALHGIQDGYSLAISDYLGADMSCYQSIQTELQDGMGLNSSEGITVMDDPIYSSLGDIGFMEVWDQQPQDYEKFF; encoded by the exons ATGCAGTACCAGCATGCCGGCAGCCGCAGCGGCATGCCGCCGTTCgcacgcggcggcggcgcctacAGCCGCGGACAGAAGCAGTtctacccgccgccgccgccgccgccgccgcctcccctccCGGCGGCCGCGCTGCCTCTGCCGCCGCAGAACAAGTATGAGGTGCTCATGGAGGCCGGCCGCCTCGCTGCCGAGTACCTGGTGGCGAAGGGCGTGCTCCCACCGGGCTCCCTGCAGCAGCGCGGCGGCACAGTCGTCGCTGGAGGCTGGGgccagctgccgccgccgcctccacctccacctccacctccactgcCGCTTTCGGTGACACAGGAAGCCCCAGCATACTATGGCGGCAGGAATGGCCGGCGGCAGGTGGATGATGAGCGTGGTATTCGTAACGCCCGCTCGCGGCGGAACCACGGTGGTGACTACAGTAGCAGCAACAGTAGTAACTATAATGGAAGGGGGAAAAGGAAATTTGGGGCTGACAATAAGTATTCAGATTGGACAAAGGATAGGGGAAGGAACAGGCGATATTCTGATATCCAGAgttatgatgatgaggatgatgatggggCTCCTGGGTTCAAAAGGGAGCGCCGAAGCGGTGGTGGGATTGACGAGGTTGGTAGTAGCGTGTCGGGGGTGGCTGAGGAGGGGCCATCATTGAAGGTGGAGGCGATGGGGGAGTCGGAGCTGGAGGATACTGGGTCAAAGGCTAGTTCTAACAGCAATGCCCAGCAGAAAGTTGATGCTTCGCAAGGGGTGGATGATGAAAATGAGGCAAACAAAATGCAGGAGAATAGTGTGGTGTCTAATTCAGACGTAGTCGAGCAAGCGTTGAATGGTGAGGATAATAGCAACAATGATTCTTCTGATGGTGTTCAAGAGGTAGAGACAAAACATTTGCCAGTGTCCTCAGGTGAAAAGGTCTCAGATGGGAGGCCTGAAGATAGTGGTGTTCTGAATGACAAGGTTGAAGATGGCAGTGCTTTGCATGAGAAGGCTGACGATGACACAACGTCAGAAGAGGTCTCTGTTATGGAGAACAATTTGCCTAATGACACTAGAAATTTGCTAAACTATTGTAGTTTTCGAAGAGTTCCAACAAGACCACGATCAGTGCTTGCAAACAGGAATGTTGGACCAGCTCAAAGAGAAATTGCTGTGTCTGAACAGGTCAATCCAGTTACTGCTGAAGAAATGTCCCAGATGGCAATGGATGGAGAAGCTAACACCAATTCCGTAACTAGCATCGAGGAAGACAGTAAAGATGAGCTGGTTGGCCAAGACCAAGAACATGCTGAACAAAGCACTATCTGCAATCAAGTGGCAGAATCAGTGACATTCCATGAAAAGGAAACACAAGGTGAAACTGAAGAAATGGAAGAACAGAAGAACATCCCTCGACATTATGAAGTTGAGGATAATAAGGAGACGAATGAACTGTCTCCTACATTTGCTTCTTGTCAGAATAACTTCAATTTGCAAGTTGAGAAAGGAATACAAATTTACAATTTAGATACACCACCACAAGATGAAGTGTTGATCGATCCACCTGATAAAGGGAAAACAGTTGATTCGGAGTTATTACCTAATATCAAAGCAGAAGATGCTGTGACAATGGAAGAGGAAAAGCTTGGCCAGTCTAGCTCATTTAAAATACGTGATCTCAACCTGGTTGGTAGTCCAGAGGTTGCTGACATGCGAGGTGACCCCCGTTTAGGCCAAAGCTCCACTGCTGGATGTTCAGTGGACCTACAAAATAATCAACAAGTTGACTTTGGAACAGCTCTTGGTAACAATCCAAGTAATACTGACACATGTGCCCCATTTCTTTTGGGAAATAAGGCAGTTCAAGTTATTGATATCGAAGATGACTCACCAATTGAAGCTGGTGCTTGTGACACTTCAAAATCAAA AGGTGAGATGGTATATTCTAGCATGGAGGGCATGATGAACCCTCCGGCGAACACCGATGCTCTACATGGTATCCAAGATGGTTATAGTCTTGCAATTTCAGATTACCTCGGTGCTGATATGTCATGCTACCAATCAATACAAACAGAACTTCAAGATGGAATGGGCCTAAATAGTTCAGAG GGCATAACTGTGATGGATGATCCAATATACAGTTCTCTTGGTGACATAG GTTTTATGGAGGTTTGGGACCAGCAACCTCAAGACTATGAAAAGTTCTTCTGA
- the LOC136533506 gene encoding uncharacterized protein At4g26450-like isoform X1, whose product MDWAQQQSVSLPLPRSGYQPPRMQYQHAGSRSGMPPFARGGGAYSRGQKQFYPPPPPPPPPPLPAAALPLPPQNKYEVLMEAGRLAAEYLVAKGVLPPGSLQQRGGTVVAGGWGQLPPPPPPPPPPPLPLSVTQEAPAYYGGRNGRRQVDDERGIRNARSRRNHGGDYSSSNSSNYNGRGKRKFGADNKYSDWTKDRGRNRRYSDIQSYDDEDDDGAPGFKRERRSGGGIDEVGSSVSGVAEEGPSLKVEAMGESELEDTGSKASSNSNAQQKVDASQGVDDENEANKMQENSVVSNSDVVEQALNGEDNSNNDSSDGVQEVETKHLPVSSGEKVSDGRPEDSGVLNDKVEDGSALHEKADDDTTSEEVSVMENNLPNDTRNLLNYCSFRRVPTRPRSVLANRNVGPAQREIAVSEQVNPVTAEEMSQMAMDGEANTNSVTSIEEDSKDELVGQDQEHAEQSTICNQVAESVTFHEKETQGETEEMEEQKNIPRHYEVEDNKETNELSPTFASCQNNFNLQVEKGIQIYNLDTPPQDEVLIDPPDKGKTVDSELLPNIKAEDAVTMEEEKLGQSSSFKIRDLNLVGSPEVADMRGDPRLGQSSTAGCSVDLQNNQQVDFGTALGNNPSNTDTCAPFLLGNKAVQVIDIEDDSPIEAGACDTSKSKGEMVYSSMEGMMNPPANTDALHGIQDGYSLAISDYLGADMSCYQSIQTELQDGMGLNSSEGITVMDDPIYSSLGDIGFMEVWDQQPQDYEKFF is encoded by the exons ATGGATTGGGCGCAGCAGCAGAGCGTGAGCTTGCCGCTGCCGCGATCCGGGTACCAACCACCACGGATGCAGTACCAGCATGCCGGCAGCCGCAGCGGCATGCCGCCGTTCgcacgcggcggcggcgcctacAGCCGCGGACAGAAGCAGTtctacccgccgccgccgccgccgccgccgcctcccctccCGGCGGCCGCGCTGCCTCTGCCGCCGCAGAACAAGTATGAGGTGCTCATGGAGGCCGGCCGCCTCGCTGCCGAGTACCTGGTGGCGAAGGGCGTGCTCCCACCGGGCTCCCTGCAGCAGCGCGGCGGCACAGTCGTCGCTGGAGGCTGGGgccagctgccgccgccgcctccacctccacctccacctccactgcCGCTTTCGGTGACACAGGAAGCCCCAGCATACTATGGCGGCAGGAATGGCCGGCGGCAGGTGGATGATGAGCGTGGTATTCGTAACGCCCGCTCGCGGCGGAACCACGGTGGTGACTACAGTAGCAGCAACAGTAGTAACTATAATGGAAGGGGGAAAAGGAAATTTGGGGCTGACAATAAGTATTCAGATTGGACAAAGGATAGGGGAAGGAACAGGCGATATTCTGATATCCAGAgttatgatgatgaggatgatgatggggCTCCTGGGTTCAAAAGGGAGCGCCGAAGCGGTGGTGGGATTGACGAGGTTGGTAGTAGCGTGTCGGGGGTGGCTGAGGAGGGGCCATCATTGAAGGTGGAGGCGATGGGGGAGTCGGAGCTGGAGGATACTGGGTCAAAGGCTAGTTCTAACAGCAATGCCCAGCAGAAAGTTGATGCTTCGCAAGGGGTGGATGATGAAAATGAGGCAAACAAAATGCAGGAGAATAGTGTGGTGTCTAATTCAGACGTAGTCGAGCAAGCGTTGAATGGTGAGGATAATAGCAACAATGATTCTTCTGATGGTGTTCAAGAGGTAGAGACAAAACATTTGCCAGTGTCCTCAGGTGAAAAGGTCTCAGATGGGAGGCCTGAAGATAGTGGTGTTCTGAATGACAAGGTTGAAGATGGCAGTGCTTTGCATGAGAAGGCTGACGATGACACAACGTCAGAAGAGGTCTCTGTTATGGAGAACAATTTGCCTAATGACACTAGAAATTTGCTAAACTATTGTAGTTTTCGAAGAGTTCCAACAAGACCACGATCAGTGCTTGCAAACAGGAATGTTGGACCAGCTCAAAGAGAAATTGCTGTGTCTGAACAGGTCAATCCAGTTACTGCTGAAGAAATGTCCCAGATGGCAATGGATGGAGAAGCTAACACCAATTCCGTAACTAGCATCGAGGAAGACAGTAAAGATGAGCTGGTTGGCCAAGACCAAGAACATGCTGAACAAAGCACTATCTGCAATCAAGTGGCAGAATCAGTGACATTCCATGAAAAGGAAACACAAGGTGAAACTGAAGAAATGGAAGAACAGAAGAACATCCCTCGACATTATGAAGTTGAGGATAATAAGGAGACGAATGAACTGTCTCCTACATTTGCTTCTTGTCAGAATAACTTCAATTTGCAAGTTGAGAAAGGAATACAAATTTACAATTTAGATACACCACCACAAGATGAAGTGTTGATCGATCCACCTGATAAAGGGAAAACAGTTGATTCGGAGTTATTACCTAATATCAAAGCAGAAGATGCTGTGACAATGGAAGAGGAAAAGCTTGGCCAGTCTAGCTCATTTAAAATACGTGATCTCAACCTGGTTGGTAGTCCAGAGGTTGCTGACATGCGAGGTGACCCCCGTTTAGGCCAAAGCTCCACTGCTGGATGTTCAGTGGACCTACAAAATAATCAACAAGTTGACTTTGGAACAGCTCTTGGTAACAATCCAAGTAATACTGACACATGTGCCCCATTTCTTTTGGGAAATAAGGCAGTTCAAGTTATTGATATCGAAGATGACTCACCAATTGAAGCTGGTGCTTGTGACACTTCAAAATCAAA AGGTGAGATGGTATATTCTAGCATGGAGGGCATGATGAACCCTCCGGCGAACACCGATGCTCTACATGGTATCCAAGATGGTTATAGTCTTGCAATTTCAGATTACCTCGGTGCTGATATGTCATGCTACCAATCAATACAAACAGAACTTCAAGATGGAATGGGCCTAAATAGTTCAGAG GGCATAACTGTGATGGATGATCCAATATACAGTTCTCTTGGTGACATAG GTTTTATGGAGGTTTGGGACCAGCAACCTCAAGACTATGAAAAGTTCTTCTGA